The genomic region TTTTTATATTGACATTAACATATATTTTTGATTTTGATTTTTTATAGTTTAAATTTATAATAAAAAAGGCATTTGAGCTATTAAACTCATTTGCCTTTTATCTATACTTAGAATAATTCAGGAGCTGATACGATTTCTAAGTTTTCGTTTATTTCAAATACTAATGGTTTACCAGTAGGTAAGTTTAAATCAAGTATTTTAACATCATCAATATTTAATAAGTATTTAATTAATGATCTTAAGCTGTTTCCATGTGCAACAACTAATACATCTTTACCTGCTTGAATTTGTTTAGATATATCTGAATTCCAGTAAGGTAAAACTCTTGCTATAGTATCTTTTAAGCTTTCTCCTCTTGGACATTCTGCATCAGGTATATCTTTATATCTATCTTGGAATTTAGGATAATTTTCAGTATCTGTTACTTCTACTAATGGAGGAGCAACATCAAAACTTCTTCTCCAAATATGAACCTGTTCATCACCATATTTTTTAGCTGTTTCAGCTTTGTTTAATCCTTGAAGTGCACCGTAGTGTCTTTCATTTAATCTCCAAGATTTGAATACTGGTAAGTATAATTGGTCTATTCCT from Pseudostreptobacillus hongkongensis harbors:
- the gpmA gene encoding 2,3-diphosphoglycerate-dependent phosphoglycerate mutase, yielding MKLVLVRHGESEWNLQNRFTGWVDVDLTEKGVQEAKNGGAWLKENGFKFDVAFSSFQKRANKTLNYILEGIDQLYLPVFKSWRLNERHYGALQGLNKAETAKKYGDEQVHIWRRSFDVAPPLVEVTDTENYPKFQDRYKDIPDAECPRGESLKDTIARVLPYWNSDISKQIQAGKDVLVVAHGNSLRSLIKYLLNIDDVKILDLNLPTGKPLVFEINENLEIVSAPELF